In Brienomyrus brachyistius isolate T26 chromosome 2, BBRACH_0.4, whole genome shotgun sequence, the genomic window GTCCCATCGTGCTGGTGGACAACAAGCTGGGCATGGAGAGTTGGTGTGTCAAGTTCCTTCTACCTTTTGTGCACAACAAACTTTTGTTGTACCGGCAGCGTAAACAATGGCTGGAGAGGGAGGGTAAGAGTCTGCACCACTCagctatttattattattattttaatatatatttgttGACCTCTGTGTTTCTGTTCAGGAAATACATTCCTGTGTATCTGTTGGAAATGGCAGTAGGTCAAAGGAAGATAGTGAATTGGAAGAAAACTACCTCTGGCTGTTCTATCTACCTCTAAAGAAAATGTAAATGACTTTCTGAACCAACTTTATTGTTCATATGCATTTATGtagcaaaaaaacaaatggaTTTAATCTGCAAGGAGATTTTGTAAGAattatatatactgtaaatgaaGGTAGGTAGATCGCACATTTGACCCTATTCGCATGCAAATGCGCTGGTAGTTTTTTCCGTATTCCTTTTCAGTGCAGAGTAAGCATGCCCCCCACCACAAGTGTGTCCCCCACCACATTCACAATGCTTCTGATGCCCCTGAGAATAAGATTTATTGATTCTAGCAGTTGGGAGAAGCTGAGGTACCTTTCTCTTGCACTAGTTTCTTGTATACAAGCACCAGGGACAGAGTGTCAGATTAGGACCCAGTGGTCCTACTTTCATGAAGTAATATAGTTCCACCATTTTAGCATCTGCTTTCCTTTTTAGCTGTTCCAGAGGCTTATACTTTCATTTCTTTATGTTGACCTTAAAAGTGGTAGGTAATTTTATACCTTAGACACGCCCTGTGAAATGAGCTtaacatattttttttcagtgtcataGTAGCTTTTCAGATGACTGAGTAACCCaacttttattttttcctttacCATTATTACCGCAGGCATGCGGTATATTCATATCTATGATGTACAGAAGTGTTTTTAATAACAGATGTAATTTTCACATAGTTACTTTTCCCTATACTAATAAACTGTGTAATTATAGGATTGAAAGTAAGACCGTGTTTATGTGCAGTATTGATCatatcacaaaggtttttgtttGCCAAACAGCTCTGGAGATATTAGGCAGATTGGTTTATTTTGGGACATTGAGACTGGAATTACAAGGTGGATTGTCAATGTGTGTAGCGCCATTTTAAAAGTGATAAAACACCCTCTCAATCTGATAATTAATTGTGGCTTACGACCTACTTTTGCATGTTCGCAAACCCATCAAATTTTTTGCAGAAATGTACATGACGACCTGACAGTACTTTTTGTCCCATTGAACAAGATCATATGAATCATTACACGAGTTTCTTTTTgtgtcaaaaagtcttgcatgcaaaattaaaacaaaacaaaaagtcaTCAGCTCATTTTCACCTGGAACACATGCACTGTTCTGGTCTCATGTGCCTTTGAATTAAATGTCTTCCAGCATTGATCGATATCACCTGCACACTGCTGCTGTTGAATCCAGATTTCACTACTGCATGGAATGTCAGGTATGGATTTTTACTACCTATGTCGTGAACTGGCCAGTTGTTATAGCAGAGAACAAGGAAATTATCTTGCATTAAAAACCTCATTTTGTTTTATGTAGTATTTTAGAAGATAACTGTAATATAAAAGCCAACTAATATATCTCAGTAATTGCACCGGGCAGTTACTCAGAAAATGTCTGCGAGGAATACATAAGAGGTTTAGTAGTCAGATTGAACTCTCCCGTTCTCCATTTAATTTCAGGCTTTCTTCATTCTTATTTTTAGCCAAATGAGCTATCTTATTGTTCCTGTAGAGTGACAGCCAGTGCAAGACGGCTCAGTTTAATAGAAAAATATCCTTTATAAAATTTTTAGTGTTCACACCCTTGGCTGTTCAGCACTGTCAGTAGAGTGTAAGtgcagattttatttttaagtttagCTGCACATCAAGGCTAGGCTGGTGTTTAGAAAATGTCTCATTTTAGTGTTCGCGTGAAATTTTGCTCATTGCATTGGGAAAAGCGTGCAAATAAGACAGGCCTGCCAGGCCAAGAAGggtataatataataaatatgtatatgaTGATACTTCTACAGTACAGTTTATCATATTGTGGACACAGTTTTTATTAATTGATAACCTGTGACTGTGTTATGCTCTTAAGAAGAACATGCTGAACGTCAAAGTGTGGAAGTATTTTAACTTGAGTAAGAACCCTGTTGAATTTGGCGATGGAAAAAGAAACCGCTGTGTCCAGCTCATCAAAGAGGCATTTGTGGCTCCGGGTGTCTGGAACTGCCCTCAGTCAAGACACTGTGTCCTGCTTTGTTGGGTCATTGCCTGGTAAGGGGTTCTGTCCAAAGGAAGCCCCAGCAATGAGACTGAAGTCAATCCTCAGTCACTGTTACTGAAGCCCACACGCATCATGGCCACTTGACAGAATAACGAGATATTACTCGTTTGCTTAAGGCAGTCCGGTAGGGTTTGATTACAGTGTTACGTTTCCAACATTATGGTTATATAATTGTTATTGTTTTGACAGTGACAGCTATGGGGGTGCAACAATATTTtctgatttatttaattttcttcatttttttctgcCTTCAAAGTGCCAGATGAGTTGTGATGATTTTgatggtcttttttttttttttttaagaattttgtGAACTTTTTTGTAAATGGGGTTACGTAagcatctttttttaaaaaaaaaaacaagcctcTAAAAACAAAAGCGATTTGTCCTTTTGTCAAAGCAGTGTTTGTTGAAAGATTCTAGGAGGTGCTGATTTCAGCTGGcagaatcaaaaaaaaaaaaatttaagtgtGGCTTCCAATAAACCCCGAAGTGTTCCTACAAAGAGAATGGAGACAAAGTAGAAGAAGTGAACTATCTACGTACATGTACGTGAAACGTGATTAATCGATATTTCTTTGCCCATGGTGTTGGCTATTTCACGGTCGTTTGGCGGCTGGTGAAAATAAGCACCAGCTTTGCCACCCTTTTCATTCCTGGGATAACAGCATTTTGTTGACTGTAGTCTGGAATCTGTTTGGTGACTGTCGATGGCTTTCTCTCTTCTCAGTACAGCTGGATAGGCATGAAAGCTTAAAGAGGATTAGGATTCTGCATGCTAGTTGTAGTGGAGGTGAAGGTTTTTTTCGGAAACCGCATCATTGATTTCTGTTGAGCTCACCATGATTGTTTCATGCAAAATGAATACAGTTTATAACGGATTTATTGGACTAATGAGTTCAGTTAATCATTTTCCCTAcccttttatgtttgttttcatAAATGATTAAAAGTGTAATAGTAATGTAGTATGGTAAAATTCACAAATGTTTCTTTCATAGACAATAATAATACTCTACAAAGACTACAGTAGTGTTTTATGATTAAATGACCTGATTCCAGGCACAGTTAGTTGATTTACTCCTAATTTATTTGAAGTCGTCTTTATGAGAGACCTATGCCACATTGACCAAGCGGAAGGAGCAGTGGTAGCTATTACCCCTGTCTAATGCGGGCTCTTCGTGCCTATCAGAAAAGGTGGGAACTGTGAACTGATAAAAGCCACAATGAAAGAGATTAAGCATCTTCTTGCTAGAACTTTGTGAAGCAGTTTCAGTTACACATTATAGTAAGTGTCTTTTGGGAGTCCCTAGCTGCTCAGCTCAGCACCCAGTAGCTTCTCATTAGGGCCTATTCATAGACTGTACATTTGCTGTCGTAATGTCCTGTCTGATACGCTAATGGGTTGTAATTCTCCTTTATAGTCGTCATTTCTAATTCTCTGGGTTAGTTATAGGACAGCCTTATCTGCCAGCATGCTGATTTAAATAAGAGTCATTACCATGTTCTGGATCATTTATTAGGGAAgcgctttttttttcttcttttctcagAAGCGCCATGAAATGCGTTATCATATCACATCACCATTGTTTgcaattgtttttgtttttttttgttttttttttttttgcatgctgTTACCTTAGTATTCCACAACTTACTGCAATACCAGACTGAAATGTCTACTGCAGTAATCAGTGAAGTCACCATATTTTTGCCCTTCTTGCTGAGCATTGGCAACGGATTTCAGATTTTATCCATATCGATTCCTAATTATATCATGTCATATTGATGGGAATAAAGGAATAGCCTGACGTTCATGATTAGCATAATGAGAAAAATTATGAATTGCATTAAGGGggattttacatttatttaagagtgtgtgtgtgtgtgtgtgtgtgtgtgtgtgtgtgtgtttttacagaTGGTCATTTTATAAATGACCATATGGTATCCAAGAGTATTGTTGCTGAAATTCCACAGCTTTCCCTACCTGGTCAGAAGTACATTTGCTGACATTCATCCACTCTTCTAGCTTGGAACGTTTCTTAGTTTTGAGCTGTCACTAAATCACTCAGATATAGTGGATGCTGCATGATGTCTGTTTGTCCCTACGTGTCGTGATCCTTTAAAAAGGGGGCTCTCTTTGTCTAGGAAGGAACTGGCACAGTGTGGGGTGCTGAATCCTGAGAGGGATCTGTACCTGGGCAAGCTGGTCCTCACCAAGTTCCCCAAGAGCCCAGAAACCTGGATCCACAGGTGCTGCACCGCAGGCTGATTATGGTTGCTGAATTTTCACCAGAATAGTCTGGTGTCCCTTATGTGATTGTACCACTTCTTTTCCACTGCGACATGGTTTTTAATAGGGGATAGATACCCCAATTGGATTCAAGTTAACGAGTAGATTCAGTCCAGTAAGGTTCTGATTCCCAAATGCCTGATTTGGATTCTATTTGGACTGTTCAGTCAAGGCATTCACTGAAGTGTGATCAAAATAGATTTGTTGTTCAAACATCAACCGACACAGCACAATAGTGCTAACAAAAGTGTTAATATTGCAAAACAACATAATTGTTTGTTACCACTACATGATGAAAATAAGATGACAAAAAACAATATATAAGCATAAAATTTATTCTTGTACTTATCCGTAAATACACCAAAATATTTCGTCCGCTTTTTCCTCTGCAGTTCTTTTATCCAGTCAGAAATAAATGAATTATACCTACAGACTTTTAGTAGCTTTCATTTGCTTACCTACAACTGTTGGAAGAAAAAACAGATGATTAACAATATTCCCATAAATGACGACAAATCAAATCCAATAATATCCATTTTCTCATCGTTTGCTTGTTTTTATATAAGGTCATTTCATGTCACCATAAACCGCGCACTGAATATAACATTAACTGCTCTGCCTTTACCCTGATTTATTGCATTTCAGAGATGCCTTTTCCCTCCTTAAAACATTACCACCAGGTGTCATTGCAACTTAAATCCAGTGTGTCAGCTGTAAAATGGAATCTGTTAATGTACCCACTCAAAACCTGCCTGTGTACATGAAAATCACACCTACAGACCTGGGCGTAAAGTTTCCTTGTCCTTTCAATTGTCGTAATAACGTTACATGTCCTCTAAAACACATCCTGTTACTGTCAATCAGACAGGCGTTATAATTTCTATTAGCTGTATTTGCTGCGAACTCGATGCCATTTTAAATCCTTCCAAATCCTTGAAACCCTTTTTGAAAAAGCTTCAGAGAAGTGTCTTTACATTGTCATTTAACCTTACGCCCTAGTTGTGACCTTCACATCGTGTGATTTGTTCTGCTGTGAGGTTGCTTATGACAACTTCTAAATTAATTTGACTGTATTAATGTTATCCAGTTGTCCCTGTCGGTTTTAGTGAAGCTGCGCTGGATGTTTATTCTTTGACTCTGCCACAAGCATAGCTAATTTCCCTAGTTTAGCACTTCTCTGGCGCTTGGTTAAATTAGATCGATCCGGCAGTTGGATACAGTAATGGGATACCATAAGACTGGCATTGCTCCACTCAAGATTGGTGAGGAGCACTGTGGTATTCCCTGTTACAGCTTGAGGGTTTTACTATCTCTGTTTTCGTTATCGCTTGTGTAATTTGGTGTTTTTAATGGTCTCGTTAAAAAGCTAGTTGACCCTTTATCTTGGCCGTTACTGTTCTTTCATGTGAAAGTTAGTGATGTGGGTCGATTTCCCACACAATTATGTGACTCTGGACCGTTTATCCAGTAGGATTTCTGCCCATTTAGATGGCTGTGGGTTCTGGTCCAGTGGCCAGCAGATTGATCATATCACCACTgagcccttgagtaaggcccttaaccccggtTAGCTCCAGAGATTCTGGCTGACCCTGTTCTCCAATCCTCATTCCAATATCGCTGTTAAACGAATGTAAATGTGTTGTACTGAGCTCCACTGTTCGGCCACCCCAGGCGCTGGGTGCTGCAGCAGGTCCTGCGACAGTGCCGCCCGCATGCCACGGAGCAGAAGGAGCCTGGAGAGGTGGAGCTTGGTGGGGCACAGGGCTCGCCCCCCGACGAGCGTCTCCAGCGGGTGCTGCGGCAAGAGATGAAGGTGTGCGCCGAGGCTGCCAGCCGGTACCCCAGCAACTACAACGCCTGGTCCCACCGCATCTGGGTGCTGCAGAACCTGGCCATGGGCAACCTGAAGGTGACCCCCGCACCTCGCCGGGCCACGTGTTAATTCCATTAATCCCATTAATCCCAATGGGAGATACACTTAAATGTGTTATCGAAGTTTTATGGGACCCCATTGGTGCATACTTGCCCAGTCGTTGAGTATGTGCATCCACTATTTGTGTTTTTACTACTCACTTGTGCAAAGCAAGCCATGCATTTTCACGTTCATTCACCTGAGTGTTAAGGTAGCAAAGTTcaaatgtttaaaggtacaacagcagctcTATTTCTGGTAATCCTGCTGGTAAATTCAGTCACACGTCTGTGCTTTAGCTATCGTGTTTTTACCTTCTGCCACCCTGTTGGGCTAGTGATCACGCCTCCACCAACAGGCATCGAAGAACGGGGGTGTTCGTTACATTCTACTTAGAGGAATATGTAAATCTGTGGAGCTTTATGCAAATTCTTACCCTTTTTAAAACATTGGTCAGCATTTTCAAGCAGAGCAATTTTCCTTTTCATTCGACTCATCAAATTTGTTTTAAGTTTTATTGCAGGAAAGAATTGCCTTTACATATTATTCCAGGTATTTGAATAGCTTTAGCATATTCTGTGGAAGTGCGAAGGCACGCCTAGCGTATCAAGTGATGAAAGTGGGCCACACATTAAACCAGAAAATACAACATATAGAGCTATAAGCGATTGTACTATCTGTAGTGAATCATTTTGTGTTAACTTCTGTGTTTGGGAAAACAGTGGCTTAATGTCTGGTCTTGTTGCCTCTAAGGTTGGGGGTTGGAACCCTGCCCTCATTTTGTGTATATAAGGTTTACGTGTTCTTCCCGTGTTGCCTCTCATGGACCAGGATGTGCTGGATAAATAGTTTGAAGTTAATGGAACATTTTGTGACAGTGAATCTTAACGCCTGGAGAATATGAGTGACATTTTGGCAGCTGATCCTGTATCCTCTTTGGTTTCTTATTCTGTACAGATTCTTCATGATGAACTGTCTTCAATGAAGCTCTGGGTGTCCACGCATGTATCTGACCATAGTGGTTTCCACTACCGTCAGTTTCTGCTGAAGGCGCTAGTGGCGGAACTGGGCCAAGCCGCGGACGCCTCTTGTGGCCCATCGCAGGATCCGCACCACGGCCACTGGCCCAACGGCGACGGCGCCGCTGCCGCTGAAGAATCCCGGACAGCCAGCATACCCGAACTCTTTGACAAGGAGCTGGAGTTGTGCACTGACCTGATTGAGACCTACCCGGGTCACGAAACGCTTTGGTGTCACAGGCGAGTCCCAGCTTGATCAGTGCCAAATGTGTCTCGCCTAATATGGAAAAATCTTGTGCTAGCATCGCATCGGATTTCTTTACTGGTGACTGTTGGTCCTCCTGTTTTAAACCCCCCTGTTTtaaacccccctgcccccctgttgGTTATCGGTTAGGGTCAAGGGCTGGCTCTGTTTGGATTAGGAACTGCAGCTGTTGGTTTTCCCTTAACTACTAACACCAAAGTTACTGGTAACACCCATGTTACTGCAAATCCCTGACTGGTTTAATCTACTTCTTGATAGTTCAGTAGTGTATGCAGTTATTACCAGTGCATCATCCTAGTCCTCTACCTAATGACATCACTAGCTCCTGCTATtgatgagcgtgtgtgtgtgtgtaa contains:
- the ptar1 gene encoding protein prenyltransferase alpha subunit repeat-containing protein 1 codes for the protein MSPAPRKMAESEEEVDVLVQRVVKDINNAFKKNPNIDEIGLIPCPEARYNRSPIVLVDNKLGMESWCVKFLLPFVHNKLLLYRQRKQWLEREALIDITCTLLLLNPDFTTAWNVRKELAQCGVLNPERDLYLGKLVLTKFPKSPETWIHRRWVLQQVLRQCRPHATEQKEPGEVELGGAQGSPPDERLQRVLRQEMKVCAEAASRYPSNYNAWSHRIWVLQNLAMGNLKILHDELSSMKLWVSTHVSDHSGFHYRQFLLKALVAELGQAADASCGPSQDPHHGHWPNGDGAAAAEESRTASIPELFDKELELCTDLIETYPGHETLWCHRRHVFFLWYHWRKEQSQDGGRQPSLLNHADETLSGSLGASAGRNVQAMDVDSALEDSKQTNYTQDSKRLKRGPMQLCPGLPSEHSFVTKILSGCRSPEQGRFATAYRKWLDSVIGQ